The sequence AGGGTTTCGCGGGCCAGCTTCTCGCGCGACGGATAGTTCTCGAATTCCTCACCGGCACCGGGGTCTTCCTTTTTCGTGCCGAAGACGGTGTCGAAGAACACGGTCGGCTCCACGCCCAGCTTCTTCGCGTCGTCGATGATGGCGATGCTGCGGAGGAAGGTCGTGCGAGCGTCCTTCTCGGTCATTGCCCGGTAGAAGGATGCCTCGGAGACCTGCGCGCGCATTTCCGCGACGAGCTCGTCCTTCCGGGTCTCGCGCTTGTGGTAGCGGGACACGTAGATGAAGGTCACGAAGGCGAGCAGGCCGTAAACGGTCCACTTCAGAATGGCGGCTACACGGGGGTCCATCAGGTCCAGATTGATTTTGGTTTTTTCGCTTCGGCCGGTTCGGGCGGAGTGTCGAAGTTCCGCTTCTCGCGGCAGTGGAAGAGTGCTTCCTCGCGGGTGATGTAGCCGCTGTCGAGCAGGCCGCCTATCGATTGGTCGATGGTGCGGTTGCCGTCCTTGAAGCCGATCTCCATGAGGCCGACGAGCTGCTCCAGCTTCCGCTCGCGGATGCACGCGCGGATGCCGTGGTTCGCGCGCAGCACCTCGGAGGCAAGCACACGGCCCTGGCCATCTGCCCGCTGGATGAGGCGCTGGGAAACGATGGCCTCCAGCACGCCGGCGAGCTGTGTCACCACTTGCGCCTGCTGGTCCGGCGGGAAGACATCGACCAGACGGTCCACCGACTGCGGCGCATCCACCGTGTGCAGCGTGGCCAGCACCAGGTGACCCGTTTCCGCCGCGGTCAGCGCGATGCGGATGGTTTCCAGATCCCGCAGCTCGGATACGACGATGACGTCCGGGTCCTGCCGCAGTGCCTGGCGCAGGGCGATGGGGAAGCCGCGGGTGTCGCTGCCGATCTCGCGCTGCTTGATCAGGCAGCTCGCATGGGAAAAGACGAACTCGATGGGGTCCTCGATGGTGACGATCACCCCGGAGCGGTTCTCGGAAATCCGCCGGATCATCGCGGCGAGCGTGGTCGATTTGCCGGAGCCGGTGATGCCGGTCACGAGCACCAGCCCGCGGCGCAGCGTGCAGACATCGTGCACCACGGCATGGTGGCCCAGTTCACCGAGTTCCGGGATGTGCTCCGGGATGTGGCGAAAGGCGGCCTCGTGCGATCCGCGCGCGATGTAGACATTGCCACGGAAGCGGCCCACGCCTTCCAGGTGCAGCGCGTAGTCCAGCTCCAGGTTTGCCTCCAGCGCCGAGCGCTGCGCTTCCGAGAGCGTGTCGAGGATCAGCCGGCGCGTCGTGTCGGGATCGAGGAGGAATTCCTCCAGCGGCACGAGATTTCCCCCCACGCGCGCGGCGGGCGGCGCCCAGGCGGAGAGGTGGAGGTCGGAGCCGCCCAGCTCGACGGCTTGGCGGAGGTAGTCGGTGATTTCGCGGACCTGGCTCACGGGATTGGTTCTTTTGTAGGAAACTAGGAGATCCCCCGCATGGCGCGATCAAAATCCTGCGGTCGGTCGGTGGCCGTGCGTGCGACGGCGGGGTCGATGATGCCCTGCTGGGCCGCGGCGATGAGGTAGCGGAGGAAGGAGCAGCCTTGTGAATCGTCGCACTTGTTCAGGTGGTCCTTCAGGTCGTCGTAGCTGGCCTCGGCAAGCCACTTGCGGGTGATGGCCTCGTTCTGGAAATACTCCAGCACGGCGATCACCCCGCCATCCAGGCGCGGCAGGAGCTGCTGGGAGATGGCCCCGATGAGCTGGTGGGACAACAGGCTCAGCGCCCCGGCATTGCTGGAGTCGCTCATGATGCGGTTCAGCCGCTCCATGGCCACCGGCACCCCGGCGACGCCGGAGCCGTGCAGCGTGGAAATGACAAGGTGGCCGGTCTCCGCGGCCCGCAGCGCGGCGAAAGCGGACTCCGCATCGCGGATCTCGCCGAAGAGGATGATGTCCGGATTCTGCCGGAGCGCGGCCCGCAGCGCGATGTGGAAGCTCTCCGTGTCCCGCTTCACCTCGCGCTGGGAAAACCACGCGCGCTTGTTTTCAAAGAGATACTCGATGGGGTCCTCGATCGTCACGATGTGCCGCTGGTGGTGGCGGTTCACCCACTCGAGGCAGGCGGCGATGGTCGTGGATTTCCCTGAGCCGGTCGGCCCGCTCACGATGATGAGGCCGGAGCGGCGCTCCATCCATGACGCGAGGATGTGCCCGGGCAGGCCCAGCTCCTCGAAAGAAGGGATCTCCTTCTTGATCGGCCGCATCACCACGCCGAGACGTCCTAGCGTGCGGTAGCCATTGACGCGCAGGCGTCCCACGTCCTCCACCTCGAAGCTGGAGTCGCCGTCATTGTCAGTTTCCGGATTCATCCCGCAGGACTGCCAGATATCCGCCACGTCCTCCGAGGTGACGGGGCCACCGTGGGCGATGATGATCTCGCCGTCTCCCCGCACGCGCGGTCGCTCGCCCTCGATCAAGAACACATCGCTGGCACCGCCGGTGAAGGCATTCTGGATCAGGGCGCGGATCTCGGGACTCATGGGAAGAAACTAACAGGACCCCGCCGGGGGAGGGGAAGGGGGAAATCGTGATATCCCATCAAACCCCGCCGGTGGCGAAAGTTGCCGCCGTCCGCCGTGTCACGGCGTCACTTCATCAGGTAGCCGGTCGTGTCCGGCGTGAAGATCGCGGCGTCCACCTTTGCATTGATCTTCGAGTCGGAGAAGACCGTGCGGATCCGCGACTTGTCCTCCAGTTCCAAGTCCAGCGCGCGCAGCTCGTGGTTGCGGGTGTCGATGTCCAGGAACATCCACGACACGTGCTTGCGCATGGTCTTGTCCTTCGGCCGCACGGTGAGCTGGTAGATCGCGCCGCTCATGCGGGACTCCACCAGCTCGAAGGTCGCCTGGAAGCCCGCGAGATCGCGGAAGGCCTCGTCGGAGAGCAGGGTGAACTGCCGCGCTTCCGGTGATGCGGTGTCGATCTTCTTGCCGCGCTTCTTCGCCACATCGAGCAGCGTCATCGTCTTGCCATCGGAGGCGGCGAGCGTCTTCACCGGGTTGCCGAGTTCCCAGCACAGTTTGCCCGGCCGCACCATGCGCATGCGACCGGGGGTGGTGACGGGCTTCTTCAGCGAGGGCAGCTTGCGCTCCTGCACGAAGTTCGTGTCCAGGCTCTGCAGGTTCTTCTGCCTGCCGATCCAGGTTTCGAGCGGCTTCAGGTCGAGTTCCGCCCGGGCGAGCGAAACGAGGGACAGCAGGACGAGCAGGGCGCGCATGGTCGGGGAGCGGAGTGCCGGGTGAGATGATAGTTCCAGATGCCCGCGGGAAGCAGGCAGCAAGCAGGCGAGACGGGTCAGTCCTTCTTCGCGGTGTAGTCGAAGACGAAGGCCTTTTCGAGCAGCGGCTTGAGCTTCGCGCCGAATTCCTTGTGGGCCGGGTGCGGCAGGTAGGCCTCCAGCGCGGCCTTGTCTTTGAAGGTGACGAAGAAGCAGTGGGTGAAGCCGTCGTTGAGCTTTTCCACGCTCTCGCTGGTGCCCCATTCATAGCCCTTGATGCTGTCGATCTTCTTCGGCAGCTCGGCGAAGGCCTTCTCGATCTCCTTCACCTGCTCGGGCGTGGCCTCGGGCTTGAACTTGAAGAAGACGACGTGGCGGAACTCGTTTTCAGCGACAGCGGCGGTGGCTAGGGCGGCGGACATGACGGCGGTGAGAAGGGCTTTGGCCATGGCAGGATGCTCCGGCGAGCGAGGGGAGCTGTCAAACTCCGGAAACCCCGGAAATCGAGAACGTCATTCATGCCCTTAGCCGCCGCACCGAGGTGACGAGCAGCGGCAGGCACACCAGGGCGACCGGCCACAGGGTGTGCAGCGGGGCGGGGTCCGCACCTGCGGAGAGGCGGTCGATGGCGAGGCCGATGAGCGGTGCCCAGATGGCGGCGGCGAGCGAGCTGGCCTGGGACTCGATGCTGAGCACGGTGGCGGCGCGCTTCTCCTCGCCATCGCGGTCGAAGCGTCCGATGTGGATGGGCCGCCAGAGATTCTGCAGGATGCCCAGGGCGATGAAGACGAGCACGGCCAGCCAGCCGATGCCGAGGAAGAGCGACAAGCCGAGCGCCATCATGGAAATCGCGCACATCCACATGAGCCGCGAGATGGCCGGCTCCGTGCCGCCGCGCCTTTCCTCGAAGCGATGCGCGGAGCGCGATGCCCTGCTGGAGAGGATGTGCAGCGCGGCATAGGCGATGCCGCCGAGTACGGCGGTGCGCTGCTCGCCGGTCATCGCGAGGTGCACCGGTAGCGCGACGGCGAAGGCCTGCACCACAACCTGCAGGTAGTCCTTCACCACGGAATAGCTTCCCTCCACCGACACGCTGTCGGCGATGAGGCGGCGGATGGAGGACTTCGCGACGACTTCCTGGAAGCCATCCCGCAGGTGCCGCCACGCCTGGCGCAGTCCGCCGCCGCGCGGGATGCCCTCGTCGAGCGCCGCGGGGTAGGTGGCGAGATTCACCAGATTCAGCGCCGCGGGGATCGCGCTGAGCAGGAAGACGGTGGAGAAATTCCCCGTGAAGAAGACCAGCGCCGCCGCGATGAGCGAGGAGAGCGCGGAGCCCATCTTCGACCACGAGCGGGTGTAGCCATACACCTTTGTCCGCTCGCCCTCGCGTCCCTGCTCGCGCAGCCACGAGTAGATCAGCGCCTTGTGCGTGCCATCGCGGAAGGCATCCGCGGTGCCGTAAAAGACCATCGCGCCGACCAGCATCCAGGTGTCCGAAGCGAAGCCGAGCACCAGGTAGGAGACCACGTAGCAGGCCATGCTGGCGATCATGCAGCGGCGCCGCCCGATCGCGTCCGCCAGCGCGCCGGAGGGGATCTGGCTGAGATTCCCCGCGATCTCCCGCACCGCGATGAGCCCGCCGATGCCGAGGAAATCCATCCCGCGCTCCCGCAACGCCAGGATGAGGAAGGCCTCGAAGAACCGCAGGTTTTTCAGAAAGCCGTAGAGGGAAAAGCGGGCGATCATGCGGACGGCCTTGTTTTCGACGATTGGCGGCAGAGTTCAATGCCGCGGTGATCGTGAAGAGGTCATCTTCATGGGATTGGCTTGAACTCCTTCATCGGGGCGGCCAACTCTTGAGTTATGGTTAGCCAGACTCCTCCCATGCCTTCTTCCGAACAGCGGACCCCGGGTCTTGCGATTGCCAGCGTGATCTGTGGCCCGCTCGGTATCTTCACCGCTGGATTGAGCGGTATCGCCGCGGTCATCACCGGCCACATGGCGCTCTCCGCGATCAAGCGTTCCGGAGGGCGGCT comes from Luteolibacter flavescens and encodes:
- a CDS encoding type IV pilus twitching motility protein PilT, producing the protein MSQVREITDYLRQAVELGGSDLHLSAWAPPAARVGGNLVPLEEFLLDPDTTRRLILDTLSEAQRSALEANLELDYALHLEGVGRFRGNVYIARGSHEAAFRHIPEHIPELGELGHHAVVHDVCTLRRGLVLVTGITGSGKSTTLAAMIRRISENRSGVIVTIEDPIEFVFSHASCLIKQREIGSDTRGFPIALRQALRQDPDVIVVSELRDLETIRIALTAAETGHLVLATLHTVDAPQSVDRLVDVFPPDQQAQVVTQLAGVLEAIVSQRLIQRADGQGRVLASEVLRANHGIRACIRERKLEQLVGLMEIGFKDGNRTIDQSIGGLLDSGYITREEALFHCREKRNFDTPPEPAEAKKPKSIWT
- a CDS encoding type IV pilus twitching motility protein PilT gives rise to the protein MSPEIRALIQNAFTGGASDVFLIEGERPRVRGDGEIIIAHGGPVTSEDVADIWQSCGMNPETDNDGDSSFEVEDVGRLRVNGYRTLGRLGVVMRPIKKEIPSFEELGLPGHILASWMERRSGLIIVSGPTGSGKSTTIAACLEWVNRHHQRHIVTIEDPIEYLFENKRAWFSQREVKRDTESFHIALRAALRQNPDIILFGEIRDAESAFAALRAAETGHLVISTLHGSGVAGVPVAMERLNRIMSDSSNAGALSLLSHQLIGAISQQLLPRLDGGVIAVLEYFQNEAITRKWLAEASYDDLKDHLNKCDDSQGCSFLRYLIAAAQQGIIDPAVARTATDRPQDFDRAMRGIS
- a CDS encoding outer membrane lipoprotein carrier protein LolA, which codes for MRALLVLLSLVSLARAELDLKPLETWIGRQKNLQSLDTNFVQERKLPSLKKPVTTPGRMRMVRPGKLCWELGNPVKTLAASDGKTMTLLDVAKKRGKKIDTASPEARQFTLLSDEAFRDLAGFQATFELVESRMSGAIYQLTVRPKDKTMRKHVSWMFLDIDTRNHELRALDLELEDKSRIRTVFSDSKINAKVDAAIFTPDTTGYLMK
- a CDS encoding Dabb family protein translates to MAKALLTAVMSAALATAAVAENEFRHVVFFKFKPEATPEQVKEIEKAFAELPKKIDSIKGYEWGTSESVEKLNDGFTHCFFVTFKDKAALEAYLPHPAHKEFGAKLKPLLEKAFVFDYTAKKD
- a CDS encoding MFS transporter → MIARFSLYGFLKNLRFFEAFLILALRERGMDFLGIGGLIAVREIAGNLSQIPSGALADAIGRRRCMIASMACYVVSYLVLGFASDTWMLVGAMVFYGTADAFRDGTHKALIYSWLREQGREGERTKVYGYTRSWSKMGSALSSLIAAALVFFTGNFSTVFLLSAIPAALNLVNLATYPAALDEGIPRGGGLRQAWRHLRDGFQEVVAKSSIRRLIADSVSVEGSYSVVKDYLQVVVQAFAVALPVHLAMTGEQRTAVLGGIAYAALHILSSRASRSAHRFEERRGGTEPAISRLMWMCAISMMALGLSLFLGIGWLAVLVFIALGILQNLWRPIHIGRFDRDGEEKRAATVLSIESQASSLAAAIWAPLIGLAIDRLSAGADPAPLHTLWPVALVCLPLLVTSVRRLRA